One genomic segment of Geothermobacter hydrogeniphilus includes these proteins:
- a CDS encoding methyl-accepting chemotaxis protein: MIDGYVRTRPFQQIEEEGTPHRPTPFSSPAVMLAGALPGLIWAILTTTVPAIGPALMTLCGTLAVFGWQRRQLLGHWQQTLREKLARQQQHHRQQLAELRRQQIDLIHSFHAGTHLMGQSLDPREVMLLAAENLHKVFGFDRVNLLLLNESGTETELAASHGSPTQATSRSLPFDHRAGILKQCVDQRRTLLVDDIGTLPAELRLKAPLAELPQLRSRSFIVCPIVSRGQAVALFGVDNKQRRIALDQADLETVQLFANQVSALIDRLTLLDRSNKLARALRDTFSELARFRDEYLQLNQALHEETDNAADTAGKVTAAAQTTGERVTETCSAAQEISATAAQLSKNMTLLAEHMERVAGISAEMSAASGEIDRHADQSRHLSETVRQEANIGVAEIEKTLAGLHKISGALDAGEITIERLTQLGDKIEQMVTSIHDINERTSLLALNASIIAAQAGDHGRPFAVVADEIRALAGETNMSAAGIETLVGQITRATRAMTDDFRKTRILVNEELRLGEQTSGRLDSILNQATLAGEMAEKIRHATSEQADGSLALNRTITELKDLSSQCLLAIREQARGTRQIVVAMDEVESQTANVTIAAECQQQGTRQISRMTGRINAMAGRIFAALRDREQEGRLLIEQLAQMRRQD; encoded by the coding sequence ATGATTGACGGATACGTAAGAACACGCCCCTTCCAGCAAATCGAGGAAGAGGGGACTCCCCACCGGCCAACGCCATTCTCATCTCCTGCGGTCATGCTCGCCGGGGCACTCCCCGGCCTGATCTGGGCAATTCTGACGACAACCGTGCCGGCCATCGGCCCGGCCCTGATGACTCTCTGCGGCACCCTGGCTGTTTTCGGCTGGCAGCGAAGACAGCTCCTCGGGCATTGGCAGCAGACACTCAGGGAGAAACTCGCGCGGCAGCAACAGCACCATCGTCAGCAATTGGCTGAACTGCGCCGACAGCAAATCGACCTCATCCACAGCTTCCACGCCGGCACACATCTCATGGGACAGTCTCTCGATCCTCGCGAAGTCATGCTGCTGGCCGCCGAGAACCTGCACAAAGTCTTTGGTTTCGACCGAGTCAACCTGTTGCTGCTTAATGAATCCGGAACCGAAACCGAGTTGGCCGCCAGCCACGGCAGCCCGACCCAGGCCACCAGCCGTTCACTCCCCTTTGACCATCGGGCCGGGATCCTGAAGCAGTGCGTCGACCAACGCCGCACGTTGCTGGTCGACGACATCGGCACCCTGCCCGCAGAGCTCCGCCTGAAGGCGCCCCTTGCCGAGTTGCCGCAGCTGCGGTCGCGCAGCTTTATCGTCTGTCCGATTGTTTCCCGGGGACAAGCGGTGGCCCTGTTCGGAGTTGACAACAAGCAACGACGCATCGCCCTCGACCAGGCCGATCTCGAAACGGTGCAATTATTCGCCAACCAGGTTTCAGCCCTGATCGATCGGCTCACCCTGCTTGACCGAAGCAACAAGCTGGCCCGCGCTCTGCGGGATACCTTTTCCGAACTGGCCCGTTTCCGTGATGAGTATCTGCAGCTCAACCAGGCCCTGCATGAGGAAACCGACAACGCCGCCGATACTGCCGGCAAAGTCACGGCAGCAGCCCAGACGACCGGCGAGCGAGTCACCGAAACCTGTTCCGCCGCCCAAGAGATATCGGCCACCGCCGCCCAGCTCTCGAAAAACATGACCCTGCTTGCCGAGCACATGGAGCGGGTCGCCGGCATTTCCGCCGAGATGTCAGCCGCCTCCGGTGAGATCGATCGCCACGCAGACCAGTCCCGACACCTGAGCGAAACGGTACGACAGGAAGCCAACATCGGTGTTGCAGAAATCGAGAAAACTCTCGCCGGACTTCACAAGATCTCCGGCGCTCTCGATGCCGGCGAAATCACCATCGAACGACTGACGCAACTGGGTGACAAAATCGAACAGATGGTCACCAGCATTCACGACATCAACGAACGCACATCCCTGCTGGCACTGAATGCTTCCATCATCGCCGCGCAGGCGGGCGATCACGGTCGCCCCTTTGCGGTCGTCGCCGACGAAATCCGTGCCCTGGCCGGGGAAACCAACATGTCCGCTGCCGGAATCGAAACCCTGGTCGGCCAGATTACCCGGGCGACCAGGGCCATGACAGACGATTTCCGCAAAACCCGTATCCTCGTCAACGAGGAGCTTCGTCTCGGTGAACAGACCAGCGGACGTCTCGACAGCATCCTGAATCAGGCCACCCTGGCCGGCGAGATGGCCGAAAAAATCCGCCATGCCACCTCCGAGCAGGCCGACGGCAGCCTTGCCCTGAACCGGACCATCACCGAATTGAAGGACCTGAGCAGCCAGTGCCTGCTCGCCATCCGGGAACAGGCCCGCGGAACCCGGCAAATCGTTGTCGCCATGGATGAGGTCGAGTCCCAGACGGCAAACGTCACCATCGCCGCCGAATGCCAGCAACAGGGGACCCGACAGATCAGCCGCATGACCGGGCGGATCAACGCCATGGCCGGCAGGATCTTCGCCGCACTGAGAGACCGGGAGCAGGAAGGCCGGCTGCTGATCGAACAACTGGCGCAGATGCGCCGACAGGACTGA
- a CDS encoding OmpP1/FadL family transporter, which yields MLVFGMAASSFAAGFAVIEQSVSGLGNAFAGAAASAEDPTTIFYNPAGMTRLKGQQATAGMHVIFPQSDFKDDGSSAVSPLLGGGALTGGDGGNGGEAVVVPNAYYSINFDNGWVAGLGINSPYGLVTDWGDGWQGRYHALRSDVLTVNINPSVAYKVNDHFSVGVGVSAQYVDAELSQAIDFGSIAYATSGFNSALSGLPQNRDGKVTLEADDWAYGFNLGALIEVDENTRFGIAYRSEISYTAEGDADYVVPNVISGDPLLDGGIKAAFSDVAAKADLDLPATASASVYHRFNDQWAVMADATWTQWSSFDELRVKFADGRADAVTTENWNDSWRYSAGLTYSPSEALDLRFGLAYDETPIPDNYRTPRIPGDNRFWVATGLGYTWTSFKLDVGYAHLFVDNARSNRQAGVDPLNGEDFFKGTLSGEYESSVDIASVQLTYLF from the coding sequence ATGTTGGTGTTCGGAATGGCGGCATCTTCCTTCGCCGCCGGGTTTGCGGTTATTGAGCAGAGTGTGTCGGGTCTCGGCAATGCCTTCGCCGGTGCTGCGGCGTCGGCCGAAGACCCGACGACGATCTTTTACAATCCCGCGGGAATGACTCGTCTTAAAGGTCAGCAGGCGACAGCCGGTATGCATGTCATTTTTCCGCAGAGCGATTTCAAGGATGACGGGTCCTCGGCCGTTTCGCCTCTGCTTGGCGGCGGCGCTCTGACCGGAGGTGATGGCGGTAACGGTGGTGAGGCGGTCGTGGTGCCAAATGCGTATTACAGCATTAATTTTGACAATGGTTGGGTGGCCGGTCTCGGCATCAACTCTCCCTATGGGTTGGTCACGGATTGGGGTGACGGCTGGCAGGGGCGTTATCACGCCCTGCGTTCCGATGTGTTGACGGTGAATATCAACCCTTCGGTTGCTTACAAGGTCAATGATCATTTCAGTGTCGGTGTCGGTGTCAGTGCCCAGTATGTCGATGCCGAATTGTCTCAGGCAATCGATTTCGGGTCCATTGCCTATGCCACGTCCGGCTTTAACTCGGCTTTGAGTGGGCTGCCGCAAAATCGGGACGGCAAGGTGACTCTGGAAGCCGATGACTGGGCTTACGGGTTCAATCTCGGTGCCCTGATCGAGGTGGATGAAAATACCCGCTTCGGGATCGCCTATCGTTCTGAGATCAGCTACACGGCGGAGGGTGATGCCGACTACGTAGTACCGAACGTGATCAGCGGTGATCCTTTGCTTGACGGTGGAATTAAGGCCGCTTTCAGCGATGTGGCCGCCAAGGCGGATCTGGACCTGCCGGCAACCGCCTCGGCAAGTGTCTATCACCGTTTCAACGATCAGTGGGCGGTGATGGCCGATGCCACCTGGACGCAGTGGAGCAGCTTTGACGAGTTGCGGGTGAAGTTTGCCGATGGCCGCGCCGATGCCGTTACGACCGAGAACTGGAATGACTCCTGGCGCTATTCGGCCGGATTGACGTACAGCCCGAGCGAGGCGCTCGACCTGCGCTTCGGCCTGGCATACGATGAGACGCCGATTCCGGACAACTATCGGACTCCGAGGATTCCGGGCGACAACCGTTTCTGGGTCGCGACCGGTCTCGGTTATACCTGGACAAGCTTCAAGCTTGATGTCGGCTACGCCCACCTTTTTGTTGACAACGCCCGGAGCAATCGTCAGGCCGGAGTCGATCCTCTCAATGGGGAAGACTTTTTCAAGGGGACTTTGTCGGGTGAGTACGAGAGTTCTGTCGATATTGCCAGTGTGCAGTTGACTTACTTGTTCTGA
- a CDS encoding AMP-dependent synthetase/ligase has product MMKTEPLNLPFPSVPAMLRDCGERFCDRDALSYKKDGQWKSLSYGQFYQRVLMAARGLGKLGVEPGEKVAILSENRAGWVIADLGILCARAVTVPIYATNTAAQVSYVLQHSGARIVFVSNRLQYEKLLAVRDQLPELETVIAFERFIGDKSLPVFHLYQLSEISHPISAAEQQQIETQMAEIGPDDLLTLIYTSGTTGVPKGVMLTHANFLIDARIGLDRLGGRNSRETFLSFLPLSHVLERTAGYYAALMSGSRIAFAESVDKVVENIVEVQPTAMVSVPRLFEKIYSRIYENVHLMSPPKRKLFHRAVEVGRQYVYRRYIEGKPTGLLGAKYRFYDRLIFAKIRQKFGGRLKFFISGGAPLDKTINEFLWIIGIPAFEGYGLTETSPAITLSSREQNRFGSVGRPLEHTEVKLAEDGELLVRGPQVMRGYYRNEKATSEAMENGWFKTGDIARIDEDGYVYIVDRKKEIIVTAGGKNIAPQPLENELKLDKYISQAYVYGDRKPYLVALITPNLERLIELGHEKNLDYFDIEELVANEKVRAVFAERIEQLNEKLPSYETIKKFVLLPRDFSVEGGELTPTLKLKRKVIYEKYRERIESLYDQNGTTANQNHQGETA; this is encoded by the coding sequence ATGATGAAGACTGAGCCGTTGAACCTGCCGTTTCCTTCCGTGCCCGCCATGTTGCGAGATTGCGGTGAACGTTTTTGTGACCGTGATGCCCTCAGCTACAAAAAGGATGGGCAATGGAAATCGCTCAGTTACGGCCAGTTTTACCAGCGGGTGCTGATGGCGGCTCGTGGTCTCGGCAAGCTGGGAGTTGAGCCGGGCGAGAAGGTTGCAATCCTGTCGGAAAACAGGGCCGGCTGGGTCATTGCCGATCTCGGCATTCTCTGTGCCCGGGCCGTGACCGTGCCGATCTATGCTACCAACACCGCGGCCCAGGTATCTTATGTGCTGCAGCATTCCGGAGCGCGTATCGTCTTTGTCTCCAATCGCCTGCAGTATGAAAAATTACTCGCGGTCCGTGATCAGCTGCCCGAGCTGGAAACGGTGATTGCATTTGAGCGCTTCATCGGCGACAAAAGTCTGCCGGTTTTCCATCTCTATCAGCTTTCCGAAATCTCCCATCCCATCAGTGCTGCCGAGCAGCAGCAGATCGAGACGCAAATGGCGGAAATCGGGCCGGATGACCTGCTGACCCTGATCTACACTTCGGGAACGACCGGGGTTCCCAAGGGAGTCATGCTGACCCACGCCAACTTTCTGATTGATGCCCGGATCGGTCTCGATCGTCTCGGTGGCCGGAACAGTCGGGAGACATTTCTCAGTTTTCTTCCCCTGAGTCATGTTCTGGAGCGGACGGCCGGGTATTACGCCGCCCTGATGAGCGGCAGCCGGATCGCCTTTGCCGAGAGTGTCGACAAGGTGGTGGAGAATATTGTCGAGGTGCAGCCGACGGCGATGGTCAGTGTGCCGCGCCTGTTTGAAAAAATTTATTCACGAATCTACGAAAACGTCCACCTGATGTCGCCGCCGAAGCGCAAGCTGTTTCATAGGGCGGTCGAGGTCGGTCGTCAGTATGTCTATCGTCGTTATATCGAGGGGAAGCCGACCGGGTTGCTCGGCGCCAAATACCGTTTTTACGATCGCCTGATCTTTGCCAAGATCCGCCAGAAGTTCGGCGGCCGGCTGAAATTTTTTATCAGCGGTGGGGCACCACTCGACAAAACCATTAACGAGTTTCTGTGGATTATCGGTATCCCGGCTTTCGAAGGATATGGTCTGACCGAGACCAGCCCGGCGATTACTCTCAGCAGTCGTGAGCAGAACCGTTTCGGTTCGGTCGGTCGGCCGTTGGAGCATACCGAGGTGAAGCTGGCCGAGGATGGTGAACTGCTGGTTCGGGGGCCGCAGGTGATGAGGGGCTACTACCGTAATGAAAAAGCGACCTCCGAGGCGATGGAAAACGGCTGGTTCAAAACCGGTGATATCGCTCGTATCGACGAGGATGGCTACGTTTATATCGTTGATCGCAAGAAGGAGATTATTGTCACCGCCGGCGGCAAGAATATCGCGCCGCAACCACTGGAAAACGAATTGAAGCTCGACAAGTACATTTCTCAGGCCTATGTCTACGGTGATCGCAAACCCTACCTGGTGGCGCTGATCACCCCCAATCTGGAGCGTTTGATTGAGCTGGGCCACGAGAAAAATCTGGATTATTTCGACATCGAAGAATTGGTTGCCAATGAGAAGGTACGGGCGGTTTTTGCCGAACGCATTGAGCAGCTCAATGAAAAGCTGCCGTCCTACGAGACGATCAAGAAATTCGTGCTTTTGCCGCGTGATTTTTCGGTGGAAGGGGGCGAGCTCACTCCGACCCTGAAGCTGAAGCGCAAAGTTATCTATGAAAAGTACCGTGAGCGGATCGAATCCCTCTACGATCAGAACGGGACGACCGCAAATCAGAACCACCAAGGAGAAACAGCATGA